Proteins encoded by one window of Cloeon dipterum chromosome 2, ieCloDipt1.1, whole genome shotgun sequence:
- the LOC135936712 gene encoding WD repeat domain-containing protein 83, whose protein sequence is MAAEIVEALSSCIRTIDCKQGAVRAVRFNADGSYCLTCGSDRKIKLWNPNKNLLLKTYPGHGKEAMDVAGSCDSAKLVSCGADKMVIIWDVATGQSLRRYRGHATVVSCVRFNEDSSVVISGSHDNSVRIWDTRSNIYDPIQILNDAKDSITSIQVTEHKILTGSVDGKIREYDLRAGQLTTDTLGEATTSVTYTRDGQCVVASCADASVRLIDTTAGELLNEFRGHTTKDYCVETATGPGDSTILCGSSDGCVWIWELVTGNVLGKLTHSSLPTVVPTLSINPSANQVLTASEGCIKLWGEMSPEDILICDD, encoded by the exons ATGGCGGCCGAAATTGTGGAAGCTCTGTCCAGCTGCATTCGTACCATCGACTGCAAGCAAGGCGCGGTGCGAGCGGTGCGCTTCAACGCCGACGGCTCGTACTGCCTGACTTGCGGCTCTGACAGGAAAATCAAGCTATGGAACCCGAACAAGAATCTGCTGCTCAAAACCTATCCCGGTCATGGGAAGGAGGCGATGGACGTAGCAGGCTCTTGCGACAGCGCCAAGTTGGTCTCGTGCGGCGCCGACAAGATGGTCATCATATGGGACGTGGCCACCGGCCAGTCTCTGCGGCGCTACCGTGGACACGCAACCGTGGTCTCGTGTGTCCGCTTTAATGAGGACTCCAGTGTGGTCATCTCCGGCAGCCACGACAACTCAGTCCGAATCTGGGATACGCGCAGCAATATTTACGACCCAATTCAAATTCTGAACGACGCCAAGGACAGCATCACTTCTATCCag GTTACTGAGCACAAAATCCTGACCGGCTCAGTGGATGGAAAAATCAGAGAGTACGACCTCCGAGCTGGCCAGCTGACCACAGACACCCTGGGCGAGGCCACGACCAGCGTCACGTACACCAGGGATGGACAGTGCGTCGTAGCCAGCTGCGCTGACGCCTCCGTTCGTCTCATCGACACCACTGCTGGGGAACTTCTCAACGAGTTTCGAGGCCACACCACCAAAGACTATTGCGTCGAAACCGCCACAG GTCCTGGGGACTCAACAATTTTGTGCGGCTCTTCAGACGGATGTGTTTGGATCTGGGAATTGGTGACGGGTAATGTTTTGGGCAAACTGACCCACAGCTCCCTTCCAACAGTGGTGCCAACGTTGAGTATTAATCCATCAGCCAACCAAGTGCTCACGGCAAGTGAGGGGTGCATTAAATTGTGGGGTGAAATGTCGCCTGAAGACATTTTGATTTGTGATGATTGA
- the LOC135936710 gene encoding uncharacterized protein LOC135936710 — translation MAHTALTHETEVRHLPLFQKRELAEILEVQDAWKFLMSAITENESGEIKFKYSPRHITIIEREARAKPELRAAEILFEEWGTSGRKRPTLQNLMDTLAQLQLYRAADFVSMNILGGAPVKRLETNLPHEIQDVLHDYEKAETLPIEANPEQPECELVTIPYEELEDFCGWNYREQGKEQCIGVGAFACVFKASIPAINNGEAVAVKRFHSGNVNAPRQFEKELSALRDLNHRNIVRMLGLCEGEHKCLVLELMENGNLEDSLACKNRSTPLNWRTRIKIALDAAEALKYLHSSRLIHRDIKSANILLDANCNAKLADFGLMQEEVRPAAGSADKEEDSDDEDASSRTEIAGTSCYMSPEALLYGKVSIKGDIFSFGVVLLELLTSLPADDDNRTIRSLLIFVDETCGENSIAPLLDTKAGVWGGQGQPVAHRLYNLCIHCTNRQDEQRPSILNVVERLQNISRI, via the exons atgGCCCACACAGCCCTGACCCACGAGACAGAAGTTCGCCACTTGCCACTTTTCCAGAAAAGAGAGCTGGCGGAAATACTCGAGGTGCAAGATGCTTGGAAGTTCTTGATGTCGGCGATTACGGAGAATGAGAGCGGAGAGATAAAATTCAAGTATTCGCCTAGGCACATCACTATCATAGAACGAGAGGCGAGGGCAAAGCCAGAACTCAGAGCAGCCGAGATTTTATTCGAGGAATGGGGCACCAGTGGAAGAAAGAGACCCACACTGCAGAACCTGATGGACACACTGGCTCAGCTGCAGCTTTACAGAGCGGCTGACTTTGTgtcaatgaatattttaggaGGGGCGCCTGTCAAAAGACTGGAAACCAATCTGCCGCATGAGATACAAGATGTTTTGCACG ATTATGAAAAAGCAGAAACATTGCCAATTGAGGCCAACCCTGAGCAACCAGAATGTGAACTTGTAACAATCCCGTATGAAGAGCTTGAGGACTTTTGCGGTTGGAACTACAGGGAGCAGGGAAAGGAGCAGTGCATTGGCGTTGGAGCGTTCGCCTGTGTCTTCAAAGCCTCGATTCCAGCAATCAACAACGGCGAGGCCGTGGCCGTAAAAAGGTTCCACTCAGGAAATGTGAATGCTCCTCGCCAGTTTGAAAAGGAGCTTAGCGCCCTGAGGGACTTGAATCACAGGAACATCGTGAGGATGCTTGGACTGTGCGAGGGAGAGCACAA ATGTTTGGTGCTCGAGTTAATGGAGAATGGAAATCTGGAGGACAGCCTAGCCTGCAAGAACCGATCAACCCCGTTGAATTGGAGGACGAGGATCAAAATAGCCTTGGACGCTGCCGAGGCTCTCAAGTACCTCCACTCTTCCAGGCTCATCCACAGGGATATCAAGTCGGCAAACATTCTGCTGGATGCGAACTGCAACGCAAAGTTAGCTGATTTCGGTTTAATGCAAGAAGAGGTGAGGCCAGCAGCCGGATCGGCAGACAAGGAAGAAGACAGCGATGATGAAGACGCCAGTTCGAGAACCGAAATCGCAGGCACCTCCTGCTACATGTCACCGGAAGCTTTGCTCTACGGAAAGGTTTCCATTAAAGGCGACATTTTCAGCTTTGGAGTGGTTCTCCTGGAGCTGCTAACTTCCTTGCCTGCGGATGACGATAACAGGACAATCAG ATCCTTGCTGATTTTCGTGGATGAAACTTGTGGTGAAAACTCAATAGCACCCCTTTTGGACACGAAAGCTGGAGTGTGGGGAGGCCAAGGACAGCCTGTGGCACATAGACTGTATAACCTTTGTATTCATTGCACAAACAGACAAGATGAACAACGGCCAAGTATTTTAAATGTAGTTGAGAGATTGCAAAATATCAGCAgaatatga
- the LOC135936716 gene encoding ubiquitin-like FUBI-ribosomal protein eS30 fusion protein produces MQLFVRGLNTSVLEVSADETVGQIKNRLLEAEAVEGDLLLSCEGTPLEDCVTLGSITCSTLDANVAVKGGKVHGSLARAGKVKGQTPRVEKQEKKKKKTGRAKRRIQYNRRFVNVVQGFGRRRGPNANS; encoded by the coding sequence ATGCAGCTGTTTGTACGTGGTTTGAACACATCCGTGCTTGAGGTTTCGGCTGATGAGACGGTCGGCCAGATCAAGAACAGGCTCCTGGAAGCCGAGGCTGTCGAGGGAGACCTCCTTCTGAGCTGCGAAGGCACTCCCCTGGAAGACTGTGTTACTCTCGGAAGTATCACTTGCTCGACCTTGGACGCCAATGTAGCTGTGAAGGGTGGAAAGGTTCACGGTTCTTTGGCTCGTGCTGGCAAGGTTAAGGGCCAGACCCCTAGAGTCGAAAAacaggagaagaagaagaagaagactGGACGCGCCAAGCGCCGCATCCAGTATAATAGGCGATTTGTAAATGTTGTTCAGGGCTTTGGCAGACGTCGTGGACCGAATGCCaactcataa
- the LOC135936713 gene encoding COMM domain-containing protein 3-like, which translates to MLNEVLLEKLKILGDSSAISDDDFVLVLSIAKILVVSNASNTSLKVGDAGSSSTRPEINAGVAAVLALLNEASRQNEVLRSFLEQHEFPSSRTDLLLKLQENVKSATIVGLKSVQNQLPKVVDANWSLQYTDKESSSERVGALEFQVDLQTLDTEGKEKPIHFACDINDMQDLVGQLREACKHVERVAAQ; encoded by the exons ATGTTGAACGAAGTGTTGCtggaaaaacttaaaatattggGTGATTCCTCAGCTATCAGCGACGACGACTTTGTCCTCGTGTTAAGCATCGCCAAAATTCTCGTTGTCTCAAACGCCTCGAACACGTCTTTGAAAG tCGGAGACGCTGGCAGCTCATCAACAAGGCCAGAAATAAACGCTGGAGTTGCTGCTGTCCTTGCGCTCCTGAACGAAGCAAGCCGCCAGAACGAGGTGTTGAGGTCTTTCTTAGAGCAGCACGAGTTCCCCTCCAGCAGAACTGATCTGCTTCTTAAACTTCAAGAAAACGTGAAGAGTGCCACGATTGTTGGGCTGAAGTCTGTGCAGAACCAGCTGCCTAAAGTGGTTGATGCCAATTGGAGTCTTCAATATACTGacaag GAAAGTAGTAGTGAGCGTGTTGGTGCCCTAGAGTTCCAAGTCGATTTGCAAACTCTTGACACCGAAGGAAAAGAGAAGCCAATTCACTTCGCCTGCGACATCAACGACATGCAGGATCTGGTCGGCCAGCTGAGAGAAGCCTGTAAACACGTTGAACGAGTCGCTGCCCAATAA
- the LOC135935932 gene encoding rhodopsin-like, with the protein MPSLGEPTFAAYGQQQWGNNAAWGANMTVVDKVLPDMISMIDPHWNQFAPMNPLWHGLLGFVIGVLGVVSVIGNGMVLYIFSGTKSLKTPSNMLVVNLAFSDFLMMFCMAPPMVMNCYYETWVFGPMMCEVYGMLGSLFGCVSIWSMTMIAMDRYNVIVKGLSGTPLTSKGAMTRNLGVWAFSLLWTLAPMFGWGKYAPEGNMTACGTDYLSKDPINRSYIFAYAVFVYFLPLLTIVYSYFFIVQAVAAHEKNMREQAKKMNVASLRSEDKATSAECKLAKVALFTISLWFMAWTPYLVINFAGIFNGAAITPLATIWSSLFAKANAVYNPIVYGISHPKYRAALQQKFPSLSCAPEREDNVSQSSAATNDEKSEKA; encoded by the exons ATGCCTTCTCTTGGTGAGCCAACCTTTGCCGCCTACGGCCAACAGCAGTGGGGCAACAACGCTGCTTGGGGCGCCAACATGACCGTCGTAGACAAAGTTCTGCCTGACATGATCTCCATGATCGACCCTCACTGGAACCAGTTCGCCCCCATGAACCCCCTGTGGCACGGCCTCTTGGGATTCGTGATCGGCGTGCTCGGCGTGGTTTCGGTCATTGGAAATGGAATGGTCCTCTACATCTTCTCGGGCACCAAGTCCCTCAAGACTCCCTCCAACATGCTCGTTGTGAACCTGGCATTCTCTGACTTCCTCATGATGTTCTGCATGGCTCCCCCCATGGTAATGAACTGCTACTATGAGACCTGGGTCTTCG GCCCCATGATGTGCGAAGTCTACGGAATGCTCGGCTCGCTCTTCGGCTGCGTCTCGATCTGGAGCATGACCATGATTGCCATGGACAGGTACAACGTCATCGTCAAGGGACTGTCCGGCACCCCCCTGACCAGCAAGGGCGCTATGACCCGCAACCTGGGCGTGTGGGCCTTCTCTCTGTTGTGGACCCTGGCTCCCATGTTCGGATGGGGCAAGTACGCCCCTGAGGGCAACATGACCGCCTGCGGAACTGACTACCTGAGCAAGGACCCCATCAACCGCAGCTACATCTTCGCCTACGCCGTCTTCGTCTACTTCTTGCCTCTGTTGACCATCGTCTACTCTTACTTCTTCATCGTCCAGGCTGTTGCCGCCCACGAGAAGAACATGAGGGAGCAGGCCAAGAAGATGAACGTCGCCTCCCTGAGGTCTGAGGACAAGGCCACCAGCGCCGAGTGCAAGCTCGCCAAG GTTGCCCTGTTCACCATCTCTCTGTGGTTCATGGCGTGGACCCCCTACCTGGTCATCAACTTCGCCGGCATTTTCAACGGAGCTGCCATCACTCCTCTGGCCACCATCTGGTCTTCTCTGTTCGCCAAGGCCAACGCCGTCTACAACCCAATTGTCTACGGCATCAG CCACCCTAAGTACCGTGCTGCTCTCCAGCAGAAGTTCCCCAGCCTGTCTTGCGCACCTGAGCGCGAAGACAACGTCTCTCAGTCTTCCGCCGCCACCAACGACGAGAAGAGCGAGAAGGCATAA
- the LOC135936711 gene encoding rhodopsin-like, with amino-acid sequence MAMSGPVFEAYRSGVTNLTVVDMVLPDMLHMVDPHWYKFPPMNPLWHGILGFVIGVLGVISFCGNGMVLYIFGTTKALRSPSNLLVMNLALSDFLMMIIMSPPMVINCYYETWVLGPLMCEIYAMAGSLFGCGDIWTMVFIAMDRYNVIVKGLAGKPLTNGTAMLRILFVWTFSTAWTIAPLFGWNRYVPEGNMTACGTDYLNRDWTSASYLVVYGIFVYFVPLFTICFAYYFILSAVFAHEKTMREQAKKMNVASLRAEDKAQSTECKLAKVALVTISLWCMAWTPYLIINFTGIFVGANISPLTTIWCSLFAKASTVYNPIVYGISHPKYRAALYARFPALVCGGASSDDASATNSQSSINTEAEKNENA; translated from the exons ATGGCTATGTCTGGCCCCGTGTTCGAAGCCTATCGTTCCGGTGTCACGAACTTGACCGTCGTGGACATGGTTCTGCCCGACATGCTCCACATGGTTGACCCCCATTGGTACAAGTTTCCTCCCATGAACCCCCTTTGGCACGGCATTCTCGGCTTTGTCATCGGCGTTTTGGGAGTGATCTCTTTCTGCGGCAACGGCATGGTGCTCTACATCTTTGGCACCACCAAAGCGCTCAGGTCACCTTCAAATTTACTGGTCATGAACCTGGCTCTCTCTGACTTCCTCATGATGATCATCATGTCACCACCCATGGTGATCAACTGCTACTACGAAACCTGGGTTCTCG GCCCTCTGATGTGCGAAATCTACGCCATGGCTGGCTCGCTTTTCGGCTGCGGAGACATTTGGACCATGGTGTTCATCGCCATGGACAGGTACAACGTCATTGTCAAG GGTCTTGCTGGCAAACCGCTGACGAACGGGACCGCCATGTTAAGGATCTTATTCGTGTGGACGTTTTCCACTGCATGGACCATTGCACCACTTTTCGGATGGAACAG GTACGTACCAGAAGGAAACATGACTGCTTGCGGCACCGACTACCTGAACCGAGACTGGACCAGCGCAAGCTACCTGGTTGTGTACGGAATCTTTGTCTACTTCGTCCCACTGTTCACCATCTGCTTTGCCTACTACTTCATCCTATCCGCGGTGTTCGCCCACGAGAAGACAATGAGGGAGCAGGCCAAGAAGATGAACGTGGCCTCCCTCAGAGCCGAGGACAAGGCGCAGAGCACTGAATGCAAACTGGCCAAGGTCGCCCTGGTCACCATCTCGCTTTGGTGCATGGCCTGGACGCCCTATCTGATCATCAACTTCACCGGCATTTTCGTGGGCGCCAACATCAGCCCCCTGACAACCATTTGGTGCTCGCTTTTCGCCAAGGCCAGCACCGTTTACAACCCAATCGTCTACGGAATAAG CCATCCCAAGTACAGGGCTGCCCTCTACGCTCGATTCCCCGCCCTGGTGTGTGGAGGCGCCAGCAGCGATGACGCATCGGCCACCAACTCACAGAGCTCCATTAACACAGAAGCTGAAAAGAATGAGAACGCTTGA
- the LOC135936715 gene encoding ubiquitin-like FUBI-ribosomal protein eS30 fusion protein encodes MQLFVRGLNTSVLEVSADETVGQIKNRLLEAEAVEGDLLLSCEGTPLEDCVTLGSITCSTLDANVAVKGGKVHGSLARAGKVKGQTPRVEKQEKKKKKTGRAKRRIQYNRRFVNVVQGFGRRRGPNANS; translated from the coding sequence ATGCAGCTGTTTGTACGTGGTTTGAACACATCCGTGCTTGAGGTTTCGGCTGATGAGACGGTCGGCCAGATCAAGAACAGGCTCCTGGAAGCCGAGGCTGTCGAGGGAGACCTCCTTCTGAGCTGCGAAGGCACTCCCCTGGAAGACTGTGTTACTCTCGGAAGTATCACTTGCTCGACCTTGGACGCCAATGTAGCTGTGAAGGGTGGAAAGGTTCACGGTTCTTTGGCTCGTGCTGGCAAGGTTAAGGGCCAGACCCCTAGAGTCGAAAAacaggagaagaagaagaagaagactGGACGCGCCAAGCGCCGCATCCAGTATAACAGGCGATTTGTAAATGTTGTTCAGGGCTTTGGCAGACGTCGTGGACCGAATGCCaactcataa